The window GGACGCGCGGCGTCGTCCCCGCGTACGATGCCAGATGCTCATCCGTCGGGAACCGGTCAATCCGCCCCACCTCTAGCGCGATCGTCGCCGCGAGGATAAAGCCGATTCCCGGCAGGCTCCTGAGGAGCCGCATCCCCGGCGTCTCCTTGACCAGGTCCTCGATCCGCTCCTCGTACGCCGCGATCTGCTCCTGGAGCGAGTCCAACAAGGCCAAAAACCGCTCGGCGCCCCACCGCGTCTCGGGCGGAAGTTGGGCCAGGAGCCGAGGCCACTGTTTCCGACCCCGCCGTCCGTAGGCGTCGCTCACCCCTTCGACCCGCAGCCCGTACTTCTCCAGCGTCGAGGTCAGCCGGTTCTTCACCCGCGTCCGCATCGCCACCAGCACCATCCGCCCCCGCGTCAGTTCCCGCAGGTCCCGCACCGGCCCCGGAGGGATCCACACCGTCGGCAGCGTGCCGTTCCGCTGGAGCCGGTTCAGCCCGTGCACGTCCAACTTGTCCGTCTTGTTGATCATGCCCATCATCACCTTCGCCTTCCGGGGGTGCACCAGCCGCGGAACGCACCCCGCCTCCTCGATCTCCTCGACGATCCAGTACCAGTTACCCGTCGCTTCCACCGCCACCGCCGTGCCCGGCGCCGCGTCGTCCAGGTATCCACGCAACGCCCCACGCCGGTGCTCGATCCGCGTCTGCCGCGTCCGGCCCGTCTCGACCTCCTCCCGCTCCGCCAACGTATAGTGCTTGTGACTGTCAAAGGCGATATACTCTCCCATGGCGCGGCTCCTTTCATTTGGGTCCAACCGCCACTCTACCGTGGCGGCCGGAGCCGCGCTTTCATAATTTC of the Planctomycetota bacterium genome contains:
- a CDS encoding IS110 family transposase encodes the protein MGEYIAFDSHKHYTLAEREEVETGRTRQTRIEHRRGALRGYLDDAAPGTAVAVEATGNWYWIVEEIEEAGCVPRLVHPRKAKVMMGMINKTDKLDVHGLNRLQRNGTLPTVWIPPGPVRDLRELTRGRMVLVAMRTRVKNRLTSTLEKYGLRVEGVSDAYGRRGRKQWPRLLAQLPPETRWGAERFLALLDSLQEQIAAYEERIEDLVKETPGMRLLRSLPGIGFILAATIALEVGRIDRFPTDEHLASYAGTTPRVHASGGKVRYGPLRPDVNRTLKWAFAEAGNSVAVNHLRCPERSVSRLYRRLRRRKGHAKAIGAVARHLAEATWHVWSREEPYRDRIQGRGKREVVMSPSRLAE